One window of the Ferviditalea candida genome contains the following:
- the mobA gene encoding molybdenum cofactor guanylyltransferase has protein sequence MLSGVILAGGDNKRMNGQVKALLTFEGTPLILRQIAEMNKICSEIIIVTNEPRLFLPLVDRSVRIITDFYQGKGILGGMHAGLMLSKHQNVWVIGSDMPFVSSKAAGLLLDLKENLVLEAAIPLIKGRLHPLHAIYDKSVAETVAKTLQSGISDVQDVLKSLRWAELTEPKVNEQGIPSSFVTAIKTQTDYKNALQSEQSGSEIRR, from the coding sequence ATGCTGTCCGGGGTTATTCTGGCAGGCGGAGATAACAAGAGGATGAACGGACAGGTCAAGGCACTGCTTACTTTTGAAGGAACGCCTTTGATATTGAGGCAGATCGCCGAAATGAACAAAATCTGTTCTGAAATTATTATCGTGACGAATGAACCGAGATTGTTTCTCCCGCTGGTGGATCGATCGGTGCGAATCATCACGGATTTTTATCAAGGAAAAGGAATCTTGGGCGGTATGCATGCGGGGTTGATGCTGTCCAAGCATCAAAACGTATGGGTAATCGGATCGGATATGCCCTTTGTTTCTTCTAAAGCAGCGGGGCTTCTATTGGATTTAAAAGAAAATCTTGTGCTTGAAGCAGCGATTCCCCTCATCAAAGGGCGCTTGCATCCACTGCATGCGATTTACGACAAGTCAGTCGCCGAAACAGTTGCGAAGACGCTGCAGAGCGGCATCAGCGATGTGCAGGATGTGCTCAAATCGCTCCGGTGGGCGGAGCTTACCGAACCGAAAGTGAACGAGCAGGGCATACCGAGCAGCTTTGTCACTGCCATCAAGACGCAAACTGATTACAAAAATGCACTCCAATCGGAGCAGTCCGGATCGGAAATCCGCCGATAA
- a CDS encoding DoxX family protein — MLFIDFLRNHRFASFLLTVVRIYLGWEWMKSGWEKISGNAPFDAYGFLVAAAKKSTGDHPAVQPWWADFLNAVAIPNAGLFSFLVQWGEFLVGLGLVLGCFTTLAALMGVMMNFAFVLSGTTSTNAQMLLLGIFIVVAGFNAAKLGLDYWVIPLLRNLTRHDWNEQIGGYRFKI, encoded by the coding sequence ATGTTGTTTATTGATTTCCTGCGTAATCATCGTTTTGCTTCATTTCTGTTGACAGTTGTACGGATATATCTGGGATGGGAATGGATGAAATCTGGCTGGGAAAAAATCAGCGGGAACGCACCTTTCGACGCATACGGTTTTTTGGTGGCTGCCGCCAAAAAATCCACAGGCGACCATCCTGCAGTTCAGCCCTGGTGGGCGGATTTTCTCAATGCCGTGGCCATACCGAATGCCGGTCTGTTCTCATTCTTAGTGCAATGGGGGGAATTTCTCGTCGGTCTTGGGCTTGTGCTCGGTTGCTTCACAACCTTGGCAGCCTTGATGGGGGTCATGATGAACTTTGCTTTCGTGCTTTCCGGTACAACATCTACAAACGCTCAGATGCTGCTTTTGGGAATTTTCATTGTCGTTGCCGGTTTTAATGCAGCCAAATTAGGTTTGGACTATTGGGTTATTCCGTTACTGAGAAACCTTACGCGGCATGACTGGAATGAGCAAATCGGCGGATACCGCTTCAAAATTTGA